The DNA region GATTCCAGCTTTAGATCTTGTAATCAGAGGATGTGTATTTGCAGAAATAGGTAGATGACTTGGCTGAAAAGGCAAGAGAGAGGAGTCTAAGATAGAGACAGAACTGGAACAACTTGGAGAAGTATCCACTGATGACTTGAAGAATGCTGAGTTGTAATAGAAGTAGGAGCAAAGGAACACAGTGGTGCTAAAGAAGTACTTGCATTAGGAGAACTTGATAAGTGTTTGTGGAAATGAAGATCCAAAAATGATGAAGAGGTGGAAGATGAACTTGAAATCTGCAATGACTGAAATGGATAAGAGTGTTCATCAAAAACAACATGTCTTGATATGTAGATGCGATTTGTAATGGGATCAAGGCACCTATAGCCTTTATGTTGAAGACTATATCCCAAAAACACACAACTTTTACTCTTAGCATCCAATTTACTGTGAATGTACGATTTAAGCCTCAGATAACATTGACATCCAAAGACTTTCAATTTTGAGTAATCTGGAGGATGGTTGAAGAAAGGTTCCCACGGTGACTTTGTTAATCCAGAAATAGGAAGTCTATTAATGAGATATAGAGCAGTGGAGAATGCTTCAACCCAAAAAATATGAGGAACATGAGAAGCAAAAAGTAATGTTCTAGCTGTCTCAACAAGATGTCTATGTTTCCTCTCTGCACAGCCATTTTGTTCAGGGGTATGAGGACAACTAAACTGATGTAATATGCCATGTTCACGAAGAAATGAAGCAAGAGAGTTAGTAGTGAATTCACCCCCCTGAATCGGAACGCAGAATCTTGATTTTATTGCCATTGAAGTTTtctcacgtcgaatccttatgaaaatgttgTTGTTGAAGTTTTCTACATAGTTTTTGAAAGTAACAAAAGTAGAAAATACATCGGACTTGGACTTCAATGGGAAAAACCAACTATATTTGCTAAAGTTGTCAACAAGTAGCAAGTAATATTTGAAACCACTATTAGATGTGATAGAAGCATGTCCCCATATGTCATAATGTAGAAGTTGAAGACTTTGAGTTGTTGATGAAGAAGCCACTCCAAAAGGAAGCTTGTGGTTCTTAGCAAGTGCACAATCTGAGCAGAAAAAATCAACAGTTTGCTTGCCTTGCAAAGCAAGATTATTGGTAGATAAGACCCTTCGGAAAATTGAGGAGGAAGGATGTCCTAAGCGCTTGTGCCATACTGTGATAGGTGCTTTGATGCTAAGAAAAGCTGAAGGTGGAGAAGAGTTGATAGAACCTTGTAAAGGATATAAACCATCTTTAACAGGTCCTTGCAAAAGTGTCTTCCCTGAAATGCGATCCTTAACAATGGATCCATAAGGGTCAAGAGTCAATGAACAGTTGTTATCCTTAAGAAATTGATAAGCAGATAAGAGATTATGTTTCATGAAgggaacatgtaaaacattgcTCAGCTTAAAAGAGGAATGAGAAGTGTGCAGAGATGATGAACCAGTATTTTGAATAGATAAGCCTTTACCATCTCCAATATACACTTTGTCCTCTCCAGTGTAAGGAGTAGGAGAAGAGATATTGGCTACATCATTAGTAATGTGAGAGGTTGCGCCAGAATCAATTAACCACGGCTGAGAGGATTTGGCAGAATGATGCACACACATAGCAGCAAGTTTAGCCGGAGGAATGCGACCACAAATGTCCGGATTCATACGATCAAAGCAGTCAAAGGCCTCATGACTAGTGGAACCACAGATCTGACAGGGAACTTTGAAAGTAGAACTTTGATAATTGCGAGAGCCTTGATAAGTCCGATTGCCACGATTGTTGAAGAAATTACCACGATTATTATGGAAGTTGCGATTGCTGCGATTGGAGGAGAAATTACCTCGAGATGGCTTGCCCCAACTTGAGTTGAACCGAGAAGCAGATTGAAGAGGTTGGTTCTGAGCAGCAAATGCAGATGGAGTAGGCAGTAGAGGAGGCTGAGATTGCACAGAGAAAGCTTGAAACGGCTCAATTGCAGAGGATGAAGAAACAGTCTTGCGACGAGCCATAGACAACTCTTTGGTGAGTAAGAGGCCATGTAGTTCATCAAGAGAGGTAGAAGATAATCGGAGCATGATGGAATCAATAAAGGATTCGAATTCATCAGGCAATCCATGTGGATGGCAGCAATTAGGTCACGATCAGAGACTGAAGCACCATCAGCTTGCAAGGAATCAGCAATTTCCTTGATTTGTTGAAGATATTCAGAGATGGGACTCAGAACCTTTTTGAATTGATTGAAGCCTCGATCACAATTGGTGAACATGAGCCTTCGAAATTCCACCAAAACGTTGTTCTAATTTCAACCAGAGCTCACGAGAAGAGGAAACCCCAACTGTGAAAGGAATGATCTTTTCGGATAAAGTAGAATTAAGCCAGATCAAGAGATTTTGATCTTTTTCATACCAATCCTCGAAGGCAGGGTTCAGCGATCGATCGGGCAAGTATGGCGAAGGACAGATCTCAATGCCATCAATAATCCCAAGGAGTTTGTATCGCCGGAAAATTGGAGCAAACAGAGCGCGCCATGGCAGATAATTGGACCTTTTCAGCTTGATCGGCACCATACTACCGATGTTGTGAATCGTAAGAGAGGTATACGAATTCAGACGACTGGGATTAGaagaggaattagggttttggttcgAAGGAGAGATGATCGGAGAAGACGACCCAGTCGGTGGCGATGTAGATTGAGCAGCCATTTCTTGCAGCGATCAAGATTCAAGAAAGATCAAAGACAGATCAAAGAATCAGAGAGAAGGTGAGAAATCGATCAGAAATCGATCGAGTTGACGAACGGAAGCGAAGGTCGATGCTGTGAAGCAGAATGGCAAGATACCATATAGAAAGAGAAAACTTCCTATGTAAGATTTACAATggtattgaatgaataattcagTTACACAGATGTGAATATATATAGGCTTAGCTACTTTAGGCTAGTTACAATAATACCCTCAACTACCTTAACTAATTACAAGTACTAATAAAACTAACTACACTTAGCTTTAACAAACTGTTTTTCACTAACTATATCATTCTCCCTAATAACacctagatgatggttgatatccacaggggcaacgagctcgcatgtttgagtacgcctagtttcgtggagcgtctcaaagagcttctcatactgctcctagaggacctcattcttcattgctatcttgttgttctgagcttctaactcatcgactttagcttgaagagcaaccctttttccttccttctttcgttgcttcgtaCTAGGTGCaaaaggggtgtcattctgtgtgttgtggcttccttcgctcctcatgttggagagggatgcctggtcaaaagagagtgtacgaatggtggaaaccaacttgacaaagctaaagagagtgggaataagtgtcgttcccacagacggcgtcaaatgttgatgcacaaaatcagcgaggactttaatacaacagaaagtgttaaggttatgaccttcgctagattgctccggtcataatgtggataagtaagtaaacggataaagacagggaaacaaacacaagatgtacgtggttcacccgattggctatgtccacgaagtggaggagttctcattaattgtgaagggtttacacaagtacataggttcaagctctcctttagtgagtactagtgaatgatttagtacaaatgacattaggaaatattatgagaaaataatctctatttatagaagagagtttctagtttcattctgacattgacatgtgtcgtgttgtgattggcttctgatgttgacacgtgtcgcgctgtgattggcctcctggtttgagggagactcttctgggttcttgacggtataacgttgaccggtgctcagtagtttcggaattggtcaagtatggtacaaacactatGCATGTATACATGCAAATATATAATACTAATGCATAGTGTTAGATATCTATACAGTCGAGTAATAAAGACATTCAGGACCTGACCTAAAccttaatacacacacacatgcatagTATTAGATATCAAAAATAACCTTTTTTCTTGAGTGTTTTTTAAGATTAAATACAAATACTCTTATGAGGAGTGCACAattagatttttggagtgccaatagtAGTCCCCTTTATAAATACTCTTTATCAAAATATTTCAGTCAAAACTTCCATCATTTAGTCTAAACATtgatattttattaatattcacACTCATTtgacatttaattttttttcctttacatTAAAATCTAGTGCTTTAAGTATTCGTGAACTTACTAATAGTCATCAACATAATGAAAATGTTGAAACTCACCAAACCAcccccatcatcatcatcaaagtCTGCAGATTTTGCTCCAGCATCTTGAGATCCAACATGATCTGTAACAGATGAAACCTACACACAAAGTGTCCAATAAGTGTTCACCACGACTCCTCACAAAAATAACTACAAAAGTTCCATAGCTGCTGACAAGCAGCCACCATAATAAACTAGAAATTTTAACATTCAACTTCCCATCAAAACTATTACAAAAAAATACAAGCCTACCTTGATAGTTCGACCAGCAATCTCCAACTTTCCATTCAAACTTTGAGCAGCCCTTGCATGTTCTAGATGAGCAAACTATAAACATAATGAACAAATAAATAAGCACCAACAAAATGTAACAATCTTCTAAACTTAAAATGAGAAGTAGACACTGACTTGAACAAAGCCAAAACCCTTGCACTGTCCTGTCTCAAGATCAAGGGGAAGTTGCACAAGCTCCACTGGTCCAAACGGTTCAAAAATCTGAGCATTCAACATAGAAATATATGGTTATAAACGAACTCAAAATATATGACAGAGTTGAAATTCGGGAATACTACTATTTCCAACTGCTGTCTAGTCCTACTTTATAGCATGGTCTCCATGACCCTGAGAACAGCATAAAATGTGATCCTTCAGTGAATCAGTACTCTTATCTATGATTCTACTCATGGTGTCTATAATAAATCCTAAGGAATGACAGTTCATCATAATCTTGCActccctttctttctttttatgtgTTTGCTGTTGTGAAAGTATACATTTCACATGAACACATATGTAGCCATCCAGTAGCTTACATATAGATAATATACGGCAGCTTACATGTATAGCCATGCCCAAGAACACACCCAGGCTAGCCTCAAGGCTAGTTTTTTAAAACATCAGTGAGTGTGTGCACATTTaatctatatatgtatatatatacacataaggAAGAAGTGAAAAGGTGAAACTTTCATAATCCCATAAAAAAAGGCCCTTGGTTATTAAATTGCTAAGGGGCCACATAATTATATAGGAGGGTAAACTTCGAATAAAAATTTAGattaaaatagtaaaatatatataagactataaatatacaaatatatactaGGAAGTTACACCTCCCTCCTTTTCATTTGAAGTAGACTTCATTTCCTTATCTGTTACATACAAATATTTACTCTGGAAAAACTTCATACACATATATTTAGAACATTAAACCTAGATGAACTGAGCATAAATACCTCTCTAAGGTGAGTCTCAGTCATGTTAAAATGCAAGTTCCCCACATACAGTTTCCTATCAACCGCACCATATGGCCCTACAACACCTGCAGCCCCACTCGTTGTGTTGGACTGAACAAGATTCTTTTCAGCCTCCGAAGGTTTCACCATTACAGGTTGCCCCAGAAGTAGTTGGCCAGAAAAAGCTATAGCCATTGGCACAGACATTGCATCATAGAACTCAATATACCTGCAGTATCACCGGGCCTTTATAGTAAGTTTGATGGAATATACATGACCATAAGTATTCTAGTCAAAACTTACAAAGCATATATCAAAGAGATGTAGGGAAACAAAAACTAGGCAGAAAGCTCAAGctgaatttcttttgatgaaTCTGATGACTCATATAAAAGAAAATGTTAGCTCATcacaataaaataaagaaaataacaaatatttcattaaaaattgatCGATTAATGAATACTATAGAAAAAGGCAGAATGGGGGGAAATTTGAAGCAAGTCTTCTTCTAGTTCACTAGGAGCTACAAGTTTGATAATGAAAATCCCAATCACAAAAACTTAACAGTAAACTTACATGTACATACATACATTATACATACATATTGCCTTAACTAGGACTCAAAGATCATAGAGATGTCAATAGACTTAGAGCTTATGAAACACTGGAACAAAGGGAAATGGAGATAAACTTCTCCACCGACCCTACCCTGAGATATTTTTGCATAAAAAATAATCTACTATCATAAATAATATCACCAAATGGGAGGACCATTAGATGAAATTTTTCCAAAAGGTGCACCGGGATTCAGAATGGCCCTTGTAACACAAAACATGAAGACGAAGAAAACAGGAAAGGATGTAAAATAGGTTTATGTCATCTACCTTGAGTACGCAGCATGAATTGATTAAACATGAGTGCAAGGTATTCCCACCATCCCTCATCATTATCGCATTGCTAGTCTATTAAAGAATACAGTTAAACTTGATTCTAAAAGGATGATATACTATCATTTATCTTACAAAGAACACACGTGTCTATGATACAGTTTCATTTAAATGCACATACCCAACTCCTTTTGACCGTCTAGAATTCCTGTCCATGATCAGGCGTACATCCCTCACCTGACAgtgaaagaaaaacaattaGACAAGTTGAGATCACTTAGAAATTTATGTACTTGAAAGAAAATTGGCTTATACAGAGGTTTTTGATATTGACACAGCATGATAAAACACCTAGTTTGGGGTGTTCATAAGATGCCCACATAGTTCATTTGTACATTTTCACTCACCCCTCATATACAGAATGTTGAGAGAATATAAAGTCATTATATTACTCGTAACTGAAGGCAGAGGAGCATGTACTGCAACAGGAAGCAAATGAATCTCAATAACATGCATTTGAAGAGCATCTCATGCAACAAGATTGAAATTATTCTCAGATATGTAGGAGTAACCAGAATCATAATGCAAGGTGTCACAAAATGAGAATTAAAGGTACAAAACCTTGTTATATGAAGTTTTCCCTTATTCTTATGAGTCTTAATACTTACATTTAAAATGAAGGGCATTGTAGTAATTTTATTTCAAACTGACTTACGGATACTgacttttctaattttttttctaaccaaaaaaaaaaaaaacttttctttTATGTAATAGTTAACTCACACATGTATAGCATGTACATGCTgctattattatataaaataaccTTTATAAAgagaattagaagaaaaaacatctaaaatgtaaaagaaagaaagaatgaatGAAGTTAAGCCAACCTTGCCCGCTTTTGAGAACAATTCATAAACATCTCGTTCAGTTGCCTTCAGTGGCATCTGTCATCACCAGATTATTAACCAACCAAAAAATAGTGAGATATATTGCAAAATGAAATTCATAAGGTTCCACAACTTAGGAAATTAGGTTTCCCATGTCAACAATCTTTCGACATGTgcgaattaaaattttaaaaccaaacaaaaattaaattgattttaaatttctaaaCAGTTAAAACCACCTCTCATTTGTCTCATATTGTTGTGTATTTTTTACCAGCTCATTTTCTGACTATTTCCCTGTGGATATGAACCATTTCAGCATGTACTAAACATAATTTTCCAATCTTAATCATATTATCAAAGCTGTAAGTTCTAAGAAACCTTACAGAAGGAATTAGGCTAAGAATTCATtgcaaatataaataaaatttctgAAGAGCCAAAAACAGCAAGCCAGATACCTGGTAAGCAAAAACAGTTCTCTGATCCCTTTCTGGATCAGCTTCCGGCTCCACCGCTTCCTTTTTGTCCTTAAACCTCCTGCCATTTAAATGTCATTTGACACGGTTAAACAATTTTAAACTGTATTAGAATTAACCATTTTCAAATTGAATGTTTAAAGACTGCCTCTCATAAGCCAGGCAAATCCATATAACAAAAACATTTTGAGACATTTGGTATCAACTTTCAGTGACATTGTTCGACATAAAATAAcaatgaaagaaaaaattatCCTATACATCATCGTATTGCCAATTGCAATTTTCGACGTATTAGCAAAAATCTTGACAATTAACTGAGATACACAATATCTggtgtattattgagattttatactctccaaattacaaaattcaacattttcaccaaaacagAACAGTTGAGTTCACATCAAGTAATAATCAACagtgaaagaagaaaagggTACAATGCGGATCTATAAGAGATATTACAAAAACCAAGCACAAAAACAGatgataaaaattttaaaacaaaaataataatcagaCATTATAGGAACAAAGCATGATATGTAGTTCCCACAAAACAATTTACATTACCACATAAAATTCAGATGCAAGCACCAGCATCGACGATGAAGAGAAAACTAGTAGAAATACCAGAAGCTAATAAATGTATGAAACTAGCAAAACCAAACGAACATAAATTAAGTAAATTGAAGAATAAACGCATTGTTTTATTACCTGCTCTCCCTCAACTCAAGCTCTCGATCTCTTTCTCTAATTTCCCTCTCCCTATCGCGTTCAGAGCGGCTCCTACTTCTGCGAGATCGCTCTCTCTCTTCTCGGTCACTACTCCTGCGAGGCCTCTCTTTCTCTTCGCGGTCGGACCGACTCACACTCCTCCGAGACCTCTcattctcctctttctctcttctctctctgtcctccctctctctcctatctctcctctctctttccctctccttATCCCTCTCCCTCcgctctttttctctctccttgtccttctccttctccttgacCCTGTCCTTCTCTCTGCTActcctctctctgtctctctccctctcgcgATCACGATCACGATCGTGGTCCTTATCCCCTTCACTGTCCCGGTCTCTCTCCCTCCCACTTCGATGGTGCCGATCCTTCTCGCGCCCGTTCTCGTGCTCCGCCTTTGACCTCTTACTGCTCTTCCTTTCGTCCTCCTCGCCGCCCAACGAAACGTCGTCGTCAACATCTCTCTTCCTGTAGCTCTTCTCGGTCCCTTTCTTGCTCGTTTTCTGCTTGGACTCGCGGTCGTCGTTCTCCTGCACAGTCTTCTCCAGATAATCGTACTCGTCGAAGTCCATCGCTAGATTCAGAATTGCTCGTCAATCTTCTCCGAGCTAGGGTTCGTCGAAACCCCCTAGGTTTAGCAGAAGAGGAAGAAATCAATATTGTGAAATTTTgtatttctagggttttggaaAGGAATTGATTGGTCGCCGCGGGTTCTCTATAATCTGGAATATCAGAAGCTCGATccttgttgcatatttttgcTAAAAAGGCCCAAGGGAGAGAAActccttccttctctttctttttttttttcaatcgaactaaatttcattaaaaaataaaactagtaCAAGGTGTAAGAACAACTCAAAATGGGAATCCAGAATAACCAACCAAAAACCCAACTTCATAAAGAAAATTACAATGAAATGGGCCCAAAGTGTGCAGTCTAACGCAACTAACAACCAGAAAAGTCTAGACATGAAAATGTAAAGCAGTCACCTCCACCAAAACAACATCATCGCCATTGCTGATCTGTCACCATCACCTGAAAGAAGGGTCGAAGAACCAAGTGGATGAACGAAAAATGGGGGTAGGCAAGCTACCCGTGCTGAGAGCGCTCCCATAATCCTACCAACTAGTTCAAAATGCACTTTAAATGCTACAAGCCACCAAAGTGCACCTCCGCATGAGATCCTAGGAAGCGACACCCAATGAAACGAGCAACAAGGGTAGATGGTTACAAATTCACACTGAAGAGCGATGTTTGGAAAGGAGCAGGGCATAGAAGCCAGTTCTGAGATAAGCTAAGGGACAATTGAGACTAAGCTTAGAGCAAACTGAGACACAAAATGCTCAGAAATGAGAAAGGTGAAAGGTAAATGCATAAAAAGAAAATCCAAATCACCAACCATGGTGGTTTGGACAAGTGAAAATTAGGGTGGAGTCGGGGGGAAAAGGGGGAGATGGGAAGGTAGGGGAAAACAaagggagagaaagggagaTATGGAGGTAACAGATGGTGGAAGAAAGGGGGACGAAAAACAAGGAGAGAATGGGAGAAAGGAAGGGTTCAGAGGGTGGAAGAAAGGAGAAGAGGAAGGAGAGGTGGGCACAGGGCTGCCACTGACCTCAAGCCGGAGCACGGAGCCGACGGCAGGAAGGGTTTCAAAGCTTTAGAGGTTTTTAGGGAAGAGAAAGGAGCACAAAGTGTTTTAGGTTGAATGtatatattttaatatggtGTCATAAactccttccttttcttttggcaATAATGGGTTCAAAGGCCCAAGGTACAGAATTAATGAGGGGTAAATTTAATTTTGGTCTTAAATATTTTCAATGTTTAGCAATTCTAGTTAGAGCTTGCTGAACAACATGCTTTGCTTCGGCACAGATGTACCAAATAAACTCGCAAGGTTCGGCTAAAACATTTTGAATCtaagactctctctctctcaccaatTCTAGGGTTTGTTTTACAACATACGGTAGAATCAATGCTCGCCAAGGGGTGGCATTGCAACCCGAAGCGTGATCCTTGGCACATAAGACCTAAACCTttaagaataagggataatattcccCACCCTCGACCTTGCAAATCTACTTTCGTTTTGATGGTAGAGATCAGTGGTTGTGCATATGTTTgagcccctaccaatgttgttgaggaaTATTATTCCCGTaatcaatatgtgagactaattttgctccacctaacACATTTGGAAGAgcaaaattttgacatggatggtcTTGTTGGTCGAATCCCCTAGGTGACTTTAATTTACTTTATGAACAATTTTCTATGTTCTTGAATTTATGTTAggtgtttgttttaatttatagaTAATTTATAGATAATGTTAATATTGTCAtcaaatatgagttaattgaatcatgtttcatatacatgtgaccgaattcaattaaacatgtgATTAGGTACAAATGTGGGAAAGTCAGTTGTCTAGATGAATGTgatactacgcacactaacttcgAAATCACCTTTCTAGCAACGACTTcgggt from Malus domestica chromosome 01, GDT2T_hap1 includes:
- the LOC103453456 gene encoding uncharacterized protein isoform X1 produces the protein MDFDEYDYLEKTVQENDDRESKQKTSKKGTEKSYRKRDVDDDVSLGGEEDERKSSKRSKAEHENGREKDRHHRSGRERDRDSEGDKDHDRDRDRERERDRERSSREKDRVKEKEKDKEREKERRERDKERERERRDRREREDRERREKEENERSRRSVSRSDREEKERPRRSSDREERERSRRSRSRSERDREREIRERDRELELRESRRFKDKKEAVEPEADPERDQRTVFAYQMPLKATERDVYELFSKAGKVRDVRLIMDRNSRRSKGVGYIEFYDAMSVPMAIAFSGQLLLGQPVMVKPSEAEKNLVQSNTTSGAAGVVGPYGAVDRKLYVGNLHFNMTETHLREIFEPFGPVELVQLPLDLETGQCKGFGFVQFAHLEHARAAQSLNGKLEIAGRTIKVSSVTDHVGSQDAGAKSADFDDDDGGGLSLNAQSRALLMQKLDRTGIATSIVGSLGVHALNGAAPNQLAVALPINGQAAVSAPILPPAVAVNEPVGNPSECLLLKNMFDPATEREPDFDIDIKEDVEEECSKYGHVKHIYVDKNSAGFVYLWFETVEAAAGAQRAMHWRWFAGRLISALFMQPQVYEAKFGA
- the LOC103453456 gene encoding uncharacterized protein isoform X2, coding for MDFDEYDYLEKTVQENDDRESKQKTSKKGTEKSYRKRDVDDDVSLGGEEDERKSSKRSKAEHENGREKDRHHRSGRERDRDSEGDKDHDRDRDRERERDRERSSREKDRVKEKEKDKEREKERRERDKERERERRDRREREDRERREKEENERSRRSVSRSDREEKERPRRSSDREERERSRRSRSRSERDREREIRERDRELELRESRRFKDKKEAVEPEADPERDQRTVFAYQMPLKATERDVYELFSKAGKVRDVRLIMDRNSRRSKGVGYIEFYDAMSVPMAIAFSGQLLLGQPVMVKPSEAEKNLVQSNTTSGAAGVVGPYGAVDRKLYVGNLHFNMTETHLREIFEPFGPVELVQLPLDLETGQCKGFGFVQFAHLEHARAAQSLNGKLEIAGRTIKVSSVTDHVGSQDAGAKSADFDDDDGGGLVPPNTEGHLPSTWVSLTRSELNIKTLINVRLLSTQLLRPEAGEVQEDTFLQKGWKDRKPFIVTAETS